Genomic window (Bacillus pumilus):
GAATATGCAATGAACTATGCTGCGCAAAGGAATGTCCTAGTGGTCGTGGCGAGTGGAAATGATGGCGTTCCCGAAATGGGCTACCCTGCGACTTCAAAGTACGCAATGGCTATTGGTGCAAGCAACCGTATGGATATTGGCGCTGAGTTCTCAAGCTACGGCAAAGGACTGAGCATGTCTGCACCAGGATCTGATATTCCAAGCTTAATGCCAGATGGAAATGTCTCATATCTGAGCGGGACATCAATGGCGACACCATATGTGGCAGCGGCAGCAGGATTACTGCTGTCTAAAAATCCAACCTTGAAGCCGAATCAAGTAAGGAATATTTTGCAAAGTACAGCCGATAACATCTCCTTTACTTCTGTTGATGGAACAGATGACGTTTTCTATGACGAAAATGAAGAGCCTATTGTCGATCCAAAAATTCCAGGGATCGATTGGATGACAGGACATGGCAGACTGAATGCATTTGCTGCTTTAAGTGCTGTCGAACTAAATGCATCTGTGAGCAAAGTGGAGGATCAGCATCAAAAGGTAACAGGTAAAGCAAAGGCTGGCTCTGCTATTTCTGTGTATAGAGGTAAAACTCTACTTGGAAAAGGGACAGCAGGCAAAAATGGAACCTTTAGTGTGAAGATCAAGCATCAGAACAAAAACAAAGTTCTTCACATTAAGATTTCAAAAGGAAAGGCCGCAACAACGCTTAAAACAGTCGTCAAAAAAGGCAAAGCACCAGCTAAGCCGAAAGTGGGCAAAGTAACGATCAAAAGTAAAACGGTCAAAGGGACTGCGGGTGCAGGATTGACCATTAAAGTGAAAAACAAATCAAAGAAAATCATCAAAACGGTGAAAACCAACAGCAAGGGTTCATTTACGGCTAAAATCAAGCCGCAAAAAGCCAAAACAGTCTTGTATGTGACCGCTTCAGATGTGAGAAAAAGAGAAAGTAAAGCGGTGAAAGTTGTTGTTGTGAAAAAGTAAGAGGAGAGCTTCCCTTTCAAAAAAAGGGAAGTTTTTTTGTTTGATACTGGAAAAATACCAATTAATGTCGATAGTAATATAGTAGGAAAAAAAAGGAGGATTTATCGATGAAAAAAATCATGTTTGCTTTCTTTCTATCATTGCTTCTCGTATTCCCAACATTTGCACATGCAGAGGAAACAGGAGCAGTACCAGCATCCGTTCAAGTAACAAGTGTCACAGCAGCCGATAGTGGTTTAGTGAATTACGGCTATGGCAGTAAATATCGCGTGGGTTCTTATTATCCAGCTACGTTTAAAGGAACGCTAAAAGATGCAAGTGGAAATCTCATGCCCAATCAGCCGATCCAGCTTTATTTTGAAGCAGCAATCAAATCATATGCTCAAACAGCGACAGGCACAACAGACGTAAATGGACAATTTTCACTGACGTTTCAAGTTCCTGCCGGTGCAGGCTACCAATCATACAATAATGCAGGCTGGTCTACACATTACTACGATATCGTTCCAGTGACGTTCACTTCAAACGACATCAAGCTTTCTTCAAATGTCACAAGTGT
Coding sequences:
- a CDS encoding Ig-like domain-containing protein; the encoded protein is MKKIMFAFFLSLLLVFPTFAHAEETGAVPASVQVTSVTAADSGLVNYGYGSKYRVGSYYPATFKGTLKDASGNLMPNQPIQLYFEAAIKSYAQTATGTTDVNGQFSLTFQVPAGAGYQSYNNAGWSTHYYDIVPVTFTSNDIKLSSNVTSVYHLAYTSRY